The following coding sequences lie in one Phycisphaerae bacterium genomic window:
- a CDS encoding zinc-ribbon domain containing protein produces the protein MSFEDKTITCVDCGQPFVHSAEDQARYAERGFTNEPKRCRDCREKRKKTGGAGRGGARRTGSGSPGNEAFGNRGGGDRPFSGGRGSTGAPRESFEAVCAECGATTTVPFKPTQGRPVYCRDCFRAKRG, from the coding sequence ATGTCATTCGAGGACAAAACGATCACCTGTGTGGACTGCGGCCAGCCCTTCGTGCATTCCGCCGAAGACCAAGCCCGCTACGCTGAGCGTGGTTTCACCAACGAACCCAAGCGTTGCCGGGATTGCCGCGAGAAGCGCAAGAAGACTGGCGGTGCCGGACGCGGGGGAGCCCGCAGGACCGGCAGTGGCTCGCCCGGGAATGAGGCCTTCGGCAACCGCGGCGGCGGCGATCGGCCCTTCAGTGGCGGACGCGGTAGCACAGGCGCGCCCCGCGAGTCATTCGAGGCCGTCTGTGCCGAGTGCGGGGCAACCACAACGGTGCCTTTCAAGCCCACACAGGGCCGCCCGGTCTACTGCCGCGATTGCTTCCGTGCCAAGCGCGGGTGA
- a CDS encoding 4Fe-4S binding protein: MANPSEDSFARRWSRRRAWIQAAFLLVWLDPLLFRMHNVCSPVFHCYSCPLATFACPVGVIANFSALHVFPFLAVGTLVLVGALIGGAVCGWVCPFGFLQDLIGRVPTRKFRLPAWTGLFRYVVLIGLVLVAPFLYGEEHALFFCRLCPAGALEGAVPSVVEAAIAHTRIAWPSTAKLTLLGLVLAAMFIKWRPWCTLLCPLGAIFGLFNRFSLLVLRFESDACRSCGACDKMCKYGVLPARNLNNSRCIRCLECTRCEAIKLSSAVQTSGLAACPRPERIPTATEATLTPS, encoded by the coding sequence ATGGCCAACCCATCCGAGGATTCCTTCGCAAGACGCTGGAGCCGCCGACGAGCCTGGATTCAGGCTGCCTTTCTGCTGGTCTGGCTCGATCCGCTCTTGTTCCGGATGCACAACGTGTGCTCGCCGGTATTTCACTGCTATTCCTGCCCGCTAGCCACCTTCGCTTGCCCGGTAGGCGTCATCGCCAACTTCAGCGCCTTGCACGTGTTCCCGTTCCTGGCCGTCGGCACGCTGGTGTTGGTTGGGGCGTTGATTGGTGGGGCGGTCTGCGGCTGGGTCTGTCCCTTCGGATTCCTGCAGGATCTGATCGGCCGCGTGCCGACTCGAAAGTTCCGTCTCCCCGCCTGGACAGGTCTGTTCCGGTACGTGGTGCTCATCGGCCTGGTGCTGGTTGCACCATTCCTGTACGGTGAGGAGCACGCTCTCTTCTTCTGCCGGCTGTGCCCGGCGGGGGCGCTGGAGGGTGCCGTACCCAGCGTGGTGGAGGCGGCCATTGCCCACACCCGCATTGCCTGGCCAAGCACCGCCAAGTTGACCCTTCTGGGGCTCGTCCTTGCGGCCATGTTCATCAAGTGGCGACCCTGGTGCACCCTGCTGTGCCCTCTGGGGGCCATCTTCGGCTTGTTCAACCGGTTCTCCCTGTTGGTCCTCCGGTTCGAGAGCGACGCGTGCCGAAGCTGCGGGGCCTGCGACAAGATGTGCAAATACGGCGTCCTTCCAGCCAGGAACCTCAACAACTCCCGCTGTATCCGTTGCCTGGAGTGTACCCGTTGCGAGGCGATCAAGCTGAGCAGCGCCGTTCAGACCTCGGGGCTGGCCGCCTGCCCGCGTCCGGAACGTATCCCAACCGCTACCGAGGCCACACTCACGCCGAGTTGA
- a CDS encoding sugar ABC transporter permease, with the protein MSSSHYRPTWHCWWMLAPAGAVYGLFVIVPFLETVWLSFRESSGLGLTSRWVGLANYRRALQDAVLGRALLNNAAYGCITLIVEVMLGLALAVLIHRCRRGQTLYRIALAAPLLIALVASAILWRNLLGLHGPINTALQVLGLDSLARVWLGPERIVYTISIMSGWAYCGFYMLLFSAGLQRVGQELREAARLDGAEGWRLFWHIERPLLRPVLVVSVVLCVTGAFRVFDLFYVMVGASGVPEAEVAATWVVKSAFKFQELGYAAAMAVLVAVLLAVLSAVLLRLVNRTKEVEL; encoded by the coding sequence ATGAGCTCTTCGCACTACAGACCAACCTGGCACTGCTGGTGGATGCTCGCACCGGCCGGGGCGGTATATGGACTTTTCGTCATCGTGCCGTTTCTGGAAACGGTATGGCTGAGCTTCCGCGAATCGTCAGGACTCGGACTGACCTCCCGCTGGGTCGGGCTGGCCAACTACCGGCGAGCGCTTCAGGATGCGGTGCTGGGCCGAGCCCTGCTCAACAACGCGGCATACGGCTGCATCACCCTGATCGTTGAGGTCATGCTCGGGCTGGCCCTGGCGGTGCTGATTCATCGCTGCCGGCGCGGACAGACACTCTACCGGATCGCCCTGGCCGCTCCCCTGCTCATCGCCCTTGTGGCCAGCGCTATCCTGTGGCGCAACCTGCTGGGACTCCACGGACCAATCAATACCGCTCTGCAGGTACTCGGGCTCGACAGCCTGGCCCGGGTCTGGCTCGGACCCGAACGGATTGTCTACACCATCAGCATCATGTCCGGCTGGGCGTATTGCGGCTTCTACATGCTCCTGTTCTCGGCCGGTCTGCAACGCGTCGGGCAGGAGCTGCGCGAGGCTGCCCGCCTGGACGGAGCTGAGGGCTGGCGGCTCTTCTGGCACATCGAGCGACCGCTGCTCAGACCGGTCCTGGTGGTGTCCGTTGTGCTCTGCGTTACCGGGGCGTTCCGGGTCTTCGACCTGTTCTACGTCATGGTTGGAGCGTCGGGAGTGCCCGAGGCCGAAGTGGCCGCAACCTGGGTAGTCAAGTCGGCATTCAAGTTCCAGGAGCTTGGTTACGCGGCGGCCATGGCGGTGCTGGTCGCGGTCTTGTTGGCAGTTCTGTCGGCGGTCCTGCTGAGACTGGTCAACCGGACCAAGGAGGTCGAGCTGTGA
- a CDS encoding carbohydrate ABC transporter permease: MSERPRPAAGSNAPGGCPRHAALLVASAATVLPLAWMVVASMRPGAEILANPLAWPEKLTLEPFIRAWQIGEFQRHFLASAVVSTASVTGIVLCGSLAGFGLARFSIPGGRWLYSLLLLGFLLPTEAIVLSLAGLTEKLGISGTWLALIGPYMAIELPTAVFIYRSFFVSIPQAFHEAAWLDGASTWQVYWRIFLPMAWPATAVVGIVSFLAVWNEFLLATLLVVDPDLQTMPAAFNAFYGYRRSDHQLILAGLTVYVLPAIVVYLVFNRVISRSVTEATLKG, encoded by the coding sequence GTGAGCGAACGCCCCAGGCCCGCCGCCGGCTCAAACGCTCCTGGCGGCTGCCCGCGCCACGCGGCACTCCTCGTCGCCTCGGCGGCCACGGTCCTGCCGCTGGCCTGGATGGTGGTGGCTTCGATGCGGCCGGGGGCGGAGATCCTGGCCAATCCCCTGGCCTGGCCGGAGAAGCTGACCCTCGAACCGTTCATCCGAGCATGGCAGATCGGCGAGTTTCAACGCCACTTCCTGGCGAGCGCCGTGGTGTCGACGGCGAGCGTGACCGGCATCGTCCTGTGTGGCTCGCTCGCCGGTTTCGGCCTGGCCCGGTTCAGCATCCCGGGTGGACGATGGCTGTATAGCCTCCTGCTGTTGGGTTTTCTGCTGCCGACCGAGGCCATCGTGCTGTCCCTGGCCGGGCTGACCGAGAAGCTGGGAATCAGCGGTACGTGGCTGGCCCTGATCGGTCCGTACATGGCGATCGAGCTGCCGACGGCCGTGTTTATCTACCGCAGCTTCTTCGTCTCCATCCCCCAGGCATTCCACGAAGCCGCCTGGCTCGATGGAGCCAGCACCTGGCAGGTCTATTGGAGAATCTTCCTGCCTATGGCTTGGCCGGCGACGGCCGTGGTGGGCATCGTCAGCTTCCTGGCGGTCTGGAACGAGTTCCTGCTAGCCACCCTGCTGGTCGTTGATCCTGACCTGCAGACCATGCCGGCGGCATTCAATGCGTTCTACGGCTACCGGCGAAGCGACCACCAACTCATCCTCGCCGGCCTGACCGTCTACGTCCTGCCGGCGATCGTGGTGTACCTGGTTTTCAATCGGGTCATCTCACGCTCGGTCACTGAGGCAACGTTGAAGGGTTAA
- a CDS encoding ATP-dependent Clp protease adaptor ClpS encodes MANSNANQTAVATPEIGKQRKPSATRPRPQPPYHVILHDDDDHSYEYVIEMLGRLFGHSSARAFRMAAEVDTTGRVIVETTTLERAELKRDQIHAYGPDPRIRRCKGSMRATIEPATDP; translated from the coding sequence ATGGCCAACTCCAACGCCAACCAGACCGCGGTGGCAACACCCGAGATCGGAAAGCAAAGGAAGCCCTCCGCAACCCGGCCGCGGCCGCAGCCGCCTTACCATGTCATCCTGCACGATGATGACGATCACAGCTACGAGTACGTGATCGAAATGCTGGGCAGACTGTTCGGGCACAGCTCGGCCAGGGCTTTCCGCATGGCCGCCGAAGTCGATACCACCGGCCGGGTGATTGTCGAAACCACCACCTTGGAGCGAGCCGAGCTCAAACGCGACCAGATCCATGCCTACGGGCCCGATCCTCGCATCCGGCGCTGCAAGGGATCCATGCGTGCCACGATCGAGCCGGCCACCGATCCATAG
- a CDS encoding Gfo/Idh/MocA family oxidoreductase, which yields MRRRDFLRNSVAAAAAGVSFPYFIPSGVLAAPGRKGPNDKFAVGFIGTGGRGRHLMAGENLADHAVIVAATDCYLRRVEDAAKAVPGGERWNKYQDYRKMLEKEKLDAVFVPTTTHARALICLHAMQAGLDVYAEKPLTLTIEEGQVLVKAARKLNRVLQVGTQQRSQPSNVYASRLVREGAIGKVDTVIACNFEPPTRWTDQPGQPVPEGLDWDQWCNQTALRPYHPDLYGKWGIWWDYDGGGQSWGVSGWGTHALDQVQCALGTDYTGPVEMWTEGSGPQAKVTLKYESGTLLKLEGPKRDLADLGAIFIGDKGKIEILRGSFLTDRPELLKDQPATMPANVPGEVKWHFDNFFECLRTRKRPNADVEIAHRSNSVCHLVNICRDLGRRLKWDPKTEKFVGDDEANKLLSRPRRKGYAYPKI from the coding sequence ATGAGACGTCGTGATTTCCTCCGCAATTCGGTGGCCGCGGCGGCGGCAGGTGTGTCTTTCCCGTATTTCATCCCGTCCGGCGTGCTGGCCGCTCCCGGCCGGAAGGGCCCGAACGACAAGTTCGCCGTGGGCTTCATCGGTACCGGTGGCCGTGGCCGGCATCTGATGGCCGGCGAGAACCTGGCCGACCACGCGGTGATTGTGGCTGCGACCGACTGCTATCTGAGGAGGGTGGAGGATGCCGCCAAAGCAGTCCCCGGCGGCGAGCGGTGGAACAAGTATCAGGACTACCGCAAGATGCTCGAGAAGGAGAAACTCGATGCGGTGTTCGTTCCGACCACCACTCACGCTCGAGCTCTGATCTGCCTGCACGCCATGCAGGCTGGTCTCGACGTCTATGCCGAGAAGCCACTGACTCTGACCATCGAGGAGGGGCAGGTCCTGGTCAAGGCGGCTCGGAAACTCAACCGCGTCCTTCAGGTCGGCACGCAGCAGCGGTCCCAGCCGTCGAATGTTTACGCCAGCAGGTTGGTCCGCGAGGGGGCCATCGGCAAGGTTGACACCGTCATTGCCTGCAACTTCGAACCGCCGACCCGTTGGACAGACCAACCCGGCCAGCCGGTACCGGAAGGGCTGGACTGGGACCAGTGGTGCAATCAGACCGCACTCCGGCCGTATCATCCCGACCTCTACGGCAAGTGGGGCATCTGGTGGGACTACGATGGCGGCGGACAATCGTGGGGCGTCAGCGGCTGGGGAACGCACGCCCTTGACCAGGTCCAGTGCGCCCTGGGTACCGACTACACCGGCCCGGTCGAGATGTGGACCGAGGGCTCCGGCCCCCAGGCCAAGGTCACCCTGAAGTACGAAAGCGGCACGCTGCTCAAGCTTGAAGGCCCCAAGCGGGACCTGGCCGACCTCGGGGCGATCTTCATAGGCGACAAAGGCAAGATCGAGATACTCCGCGGCTCCTTCCTGACCGACCGCCCGGAACTGCTCAAGGACCAGCCCGCTACCATGCCCGCCAACGTTCCCGGCGAGGTCAAGTGGCACTTCGACAACTTCTTCGAATGTCTTCGCACCCGCAAGCGGCCGAACGCCGACGTCGAGATCGCTCACCGGTCGAACAGCGTCTGCCATTTGGTCAACATCTGCCGCGACCTCGGCCGCAGACTGAAGTGGGACCCCAAGACCGAGAAGTTCGTGGGCGACGATGAGGCCAACAAGTTGCTGTCGCGTCCGCGGCGTAAGGGCTACGCGTACCCGAAGATCTGA
- a CDS encoding prepilin-type N-terminal cleavage/methylation domain-containing protein translates to MKSHIADRRTIPTDGRPSVSGRTAFTLIEVLVVVAIIALLLAILLPSLSGARAQARAILCLNNLSHFGKSASAYAHDHRGFIPRDYYYGQYDSRDDSKGGHGLPHVLVPEVMSGYLGGPKYPLIQFEQDPHNQSRDKRLAPIFARIPTLQCPVFPQGGDTASDFAGKPIREQPYDYVANAFNFEEERINKRGSNQYFNSQGLTMISRVPTTSRLIYITEANADLPFDMFGWHDMFQPEHLWWGADARMINDYRHGTGGLKQPGRGVAMALFFDSHAEKMMFKQMTINRFTNNYTSREIPLPREVGS, encoded by the coding sequence ATGAAGTCTCACATCGCAGACCGCAGGACGATCCCGACAGATGGCCGCCCAAGCGTGTCCGGCCGGACCGCGTTCACGCTGATCGAAGTGCTGGTCGTGGTAGCCATCATTGCCTTGCTGCTGGCGATTCTCCTGCCTTCCCTGTCGGGAGCCAGGGCCCAGGCCAGGGCGATCCTCTGCCTCAACAACCTGAGCCACTTTGGCAAATCGGCCAGCGCCTACGCCCATGACCACAGGGGCTTCATCCCCCGCGACTACTACTACGGGCAATACGATTCTCGCGACGACAGCAAAGGCGGCCACGGCCTCCCGCATGTGCTCGTCCCTGAGGTCATGTCCGGCTATCTGGGTGGACCCAAGTATCCGCTGATCCAGTTCGAGCAGGACCCGCACAACCAGAGCCGGGACAAGAGGCTGGCTCCCATCTTCGCCCGCATACCGACCCTGCAATGCCCGGTATTCCCGCAAGGAGGGGACACGGCCAGCGATTTCGCGGGCAAACCGATCAGGGAACAGCCGTACGATTACGTGGCCAACGCCTTCAACTTCGAGGAGGAGAGAATCAACAAGCGCGGCAGTAACCAGTACTTCAACTCTCAGGGCTTGACCATGATCTCTCGGGTTCCCACCACCAGTCGCCTGATCTACATCACCGAGGCTAATGCGGATCTGCCTTTCGACATGTTCGGATGGCATGACATGTTCCAACCTGAGCATCTCTGGTGGGGAGCGGATGCCCGCATGATCAACGACTACCGGCACGGCACCGGAGGTCTCAAACAACCTGGCCGTGGAGTAGCCATGGCCCTCTTCTTCGATTCTCACGCCGAGAAGATGATGTTCAAGCAGATGACCATCAACCGGTTCACGAACAACTACACCAGCCGGGAAATCCCCCTTCCAAGGGAAGTCGGCAGCTGA
- a CDS encoding acyltransferase family protein — translation MDITALSHAPVPLARPRVIYLDNLKVLLTILVITHHAALAYGPFRGIWHVENAERANVLGSLIVVNSMFFMGLFFFIAGYFTMPAYDRKGARRFVLDRALRLGPPSLAWLAASILVLRQVGYAHMWFAVDLLALSILYAVFRLWQTRTGRPRHGRSPAAPPGRLTITVFIIVLGLATAAVRRYYPIGHWIAFLGFLPLEVNHWVQYLSLFLLGIVAYRNRWLEGPGLVRNTPWLPMTLALVLFFLGGSLWPARIQAFFNVGGGSGGMILYSLLEAILCVSLSISLLWAFRRWLNIETPFSRVLAANTYGIYFIHYAPVLILQYVLLDMPLHPIAKFAMVTAGSLVLSLAASVLLLRSTQWGRRVF, via the coding sequence ATGGACATCACGGCTCTCTCTCATGCCCCCGTCCCGCTCGCCCGACCGCGCGTCATCTACCTGGACAACCTCAAGGTACTGCTCACGATTCTCGTCATCACCCACCATGCCGCCCTGGCCTACGGGCCTTTTCGCGGAATATGGCACGTCGAGAATGCGGAGCGCGCCAACGTGCTCGGCAGTCTGATCGTGGTCAACTCCATGTTCTTCATGGGTCTTTTCTTCTTCATCGCCGGCTACTTCACCATGCCCGCCTACGATCGGAAGGGCGCCCGCCGATTCGTTCTGGACCGTGCGCTTCGACTGGGGCCCCCGTCTTTGGCATGGCTCGCGGCGAGCATCCTGGTGCTCCGCCAGGTGGGATACGCCCACATGTGGTTCGCCGTCGACCTGCTGGCCCTCTCGATCCTCTACGCCGTCTTCCGGCTCTGGCAAACGCGCACCGGACGACCCCGTCACGGCCGATCCCCCGCGGCCCCACCGGGCCGCCTCACAATCACGGTCTTCATCATCGTGCTGGGACTGGCAACGGCCGCGGTCCGACGCTACTACCCCATCGGCCACTGGATCGCCTTCCTCGGCTTTCTGCCGCTTGAGGTGAACCACTGGGTGCAGTACCTGAGCCTGTTCCTGCTGGGAATCGTCGCCTATCGGAACCGCTGGCTTGAGGGACCCGGACTGGTGCGAAACACGCCTTGGCTCCCGATGACCCTCGCCCTGGTCCTGTTCTTCCTGGGTGGGAGCCTGTGGCCGGCGAGAATCCAGGCTTTCTTCAATGTCGGCGGCGGGTCCGGAGGCATGATACTCTACTCGCTGCTCGAGGCCATCCTGTGCGTGTCCCTGTCCATCAGTCTGCTCTGGGCATTCCGGCGATGGCTCAACATCGAGACGCCGTTTTCCCGGGTGCTGGCGGCCAATACCTACGGCATCTACTTCATACACTACGCTCCAGTGCTGATCCTGCAGTATGTGCTGCTGGACATGCCACTTCATCCGATCGCCAAGTTCGCTATGGTCACCGCCGGATCGCTCGTCCTGTCACTGGCGGCGAGCGTTCTCCTGCTGCGCAGCACGCAATGGGGACGGCGGGTCTTCTGA
- the selD gene encoding selenide, water dikinase SelD, translating to MERSIRLGHCICDPKTPCPCDLLRQKDVCLCAGERVQSTGGPVRLTHLVEKAGCASKIDQAALRRVLQGLPVSEDPKVLIGVPAGDDAGVYSLGNEQALVQTVDVFTPSVDDPYLFGQIAAANSVSDVYAMGGEPITALSIVGFPIREVPDSVLHDVLRGGIDKMAEAGVAVIGGHSVQDREIKAGFAVTGLIDPRRIVANAGVRPGDALVLTKALGTGVIAFAAQIDRCPPGALEAAARSMTTLNKAAAELMFTSGAHACTDITGFGLMGHLTAMAAASEVDVEVVWDDLPLLPGVLECLVQGILPGGVERNRESSGDHVSADGLEPVMLDLCFDPQTSGGLLIALPENEASRFVARLRDAGMGCAAVIGRAVTPGSGRVTVRTTGQRCLPVPSTAGKRVEWPVTRIEEHPSMSSHGDEVPCCSDAVGGMAAGDRGVSETQRRYQDFLKTVNQPGALDAHTKQAIAIALSVMARCEPCLKMHLKKAREKGFCQDEIDEAAWMAISFGGSPLMVWYNAHSKG from the coding sequence ATGGAGCGGTCCATCCGCCTCGGGCACTGCATTTGCGATCCCAAGACGCCGTGCCCGTGTGACCTGCTGCGCCAGAAGGATGTGTGTCTCTGTGCCGGCGAGCGGGTGCAGTCGACGGGAGGCCCGGTGCGGCTGACCCATTTGGTCGAGAAGGCCGGCTGTGCGTCAAAGATCGACCAGGCGGCGCTCCGCAGGGTGTTGCAGGGACTTCCGGTGTCCGAGGATCCCAAGGTTCTCATCGGTGTTCCCGCCGGCGACGACGCAGGCGTGTACTCGCTCGGAAACGAGCAGGCCCTGGTTCAGACCGTCGACGTCTTCACTCCCTCGGTGGACGACCCCTATCTCTTTGGCCAGATCGCGGCGGCCAACTCGGTGAGCGATGTCTACGCCATGGGAGGCGAGCCGATCACCGCTTTGTCTATCGTCGGCTTCCCGATTCGCGAAGTGCCCGATTCCGTCCTGCACGACGTCCTGCGCGGGGGGATCGACAAGATGGCCGAGGCCGGTGTGGCTGTCATTGGTGGGCACAGCGTGCAGGATCGAGAGATCAAGGCGGGCTTCGCCGTGACCGGTCTGATAGATCCCAGGCGGATTGTCGCCAACGCGGGTGTGCGCCCGGGTGACGCACTTGTCCTGACCAAGGCCCTGGGTACGGGCGTCATCGCTTTTGCCGCCCAGATCGATCGCTGCCCACCGGGGGCCCTGGAGGCGGCTGCACGATCCATGACCACGCTCAACAAGGCGGCCGCGGAACTCATGTTCACGTCTGGTGCCCACGCCTGTACGGATATCACCGGCTTCGGACTGATGGGTCACCTGACGGCCATGGCTGCCGCCAGCGAGGTGGATGTTGAGGTCGTGTGGGACGATCTGCCGCTGTTGCCCGGTGTGCTGGAATGCCTGGTCCAGGGCATCCTGCCCGGCGGCGTCGAGCGGAACCGGGAATCCAGTGGCGACCATGTCTCGGCTGACGGTTTGGAGCCGGTGATGCTTGACCTGTGCTTCGACCCGCAGACCTCGGGCGGACTGCTCATCGCTCTGCCCGAGAACGAGGCGTCCCGATTCGTGGCCCGTTTGCGTGACGCCGGGATGGGGTGCGCGGCCGTCATCGGCAGGGCGGTGACGCCGGGCAGCGGAAGGGTGACCGTTCGGACGACAGGTCAGAGGTGTCTTCCAGTGCCATCGACTGCTGGCAAGCGGGTGGAGTGGCCCGTGACCCGAATCGAGGAGCATCCGAGCATGTCTTCACACGGTGATGAAGTGCCCTGTTGCAGCGACGCCGTCGGCGGCATGGCAGCCGGCGACCGCGGTGTGAGCGAGACTCAGCGAAGGTACCAGGATTTTCTCAAGACTGTGAACCAGCCGGGTGCTCTCGATGCTCACACCAAGCAGGCGATTGCGATTGCCTTGTCGGTCATGGCCCGCTGTGAACCCTGCCTGAAAATGCACCTGAAGAAAGCCCGAGAGAAGGGCTTCTGCCAGGATGAAATCGATGAAGCCGCCTGGATGGCGATTTCCTTTGGCGGCTCGCCGCTCATGGTGTGGTATAATGCCCATTCGAAGGGTTGA
- a CDS encoding extracellular solute-binding protein codes for MPSTVRQVDEIRNLRTGRVTADMTRMGRLAGTLNPKATRQEDHATDCPPSGPVQPRDVGQTEANAICLVQAADCGHTIPVVRTTTCYWLPHALLVTTLLSAVGGHIGCRDQDAGLPAKLIIADTGTTEVNKATWDRAIELFKQRHPDMDAERQVLKDDDYTTYGLPSLMRSRRPPDIYFAWAGYSIQRDVGEGVALDLTSALSGDWLATFDPRAFTGSTLEGRYYMVPDSIALSNVIWYWRSILRRQDIEPPRTWQAFTDACRRLSAAGVCPIVHGNQAGWPAGNWAAHLVEQYAGVEMYQAAGVRGSIVHLNQRPFVRALRLLEDLAAMGTFNRDMNTINDAEGAARFSAKGGAFHFNGQWLLQDIEDQDDIGFIGVLPLPDLPAEPYSVLATASGYLIHAQSPRREMAIELLKAYMLPETQRIAVAGGVFSGTREANVGQKRSPLMAQTVKVLAGADHFVPAPDISWHPRIADRFYHAVRQVVGGSATAQAALDAAAADVAGYR; via the coding sequence ATGCCCTCTACAGTACGCCAGGTCGACGAGATCCGCAATCTCAGAACTGGCCGAGTCACGGCGGACATGACCCGAATGGGCCGACTGGCAGGGACCCTGAATCCGAAGGCGACACGGCAGGAAGACCACGCCACCGATTGCCCGCCAAGCGGCCCAGTCCAACCGCGGGATGTAGGCCAAACGGAAGCCAACGCTATCTGCCTTGTGCAGGCCGCCGACTGCGGTCATACTATCCCCGTGGTGCGAACCACGACCTGCTATTGGCTGCCCCATGCCCTTCTTGTCACGACCCTTCTATCGGCTGTCGGAGGCCATATCGGCTGCCGCGATCAGGATGCCGGTCTGCCCGCCAAGCTGATCATCGCCGACACGGGGACCACTGAAGTCAACAAGGCCACCTGGGATCGGGCGATCGAGCTGTTCAAGCAGCGGCATCCGGATATGGATGCCGAGCGGCAGGTGCTCAAGGACGACGACTACACAACCTACGGTCTGCCCTCGCTGATGCGCAGCCGCCGGCCGCCGGACATCTACTTCGCCTGGGCGGGGTACTCCATTCAACGCGACGTCGGCGAAGGCGTGGCCCTGGACCTGACCTCGGCCCTGAGCGGCGATTGGCTGGCCACTTTCGACCCACGGGCCTTCACCGGCTCAACGCTGGAGGGACGGTACTACATGGTGCCGGACTCGATCGCCTTGTCCAACGTGATCTGGTACTGGCGGTCGATTCTCAGGCGTCAAGACATCGAGCCGCCACGAACCTGGCAGGCGTTCACCGACGCCTGCCGGCGATTGTCGGCCGCCGGGGTGTGCCCGATCGTGCACGGTAACCAGGCGGGCTGGCCGGCCGGCAATTGGGCGGCGCATCTGGTCGAGCAGTACGCCGGAGTGGAAATGTACCAGGCGGCCGGCGTGCGCGGCTCGATCGTGCACCTCAATCAGCGGCCCTTCGTGCGCGCCCTGCGGCTGCTTGAGGACCTGGCGGCCATGGGGACGTTCAATCGTGACATGAACACGATCAACGACGCCGAGGGCGCGGCTCGCTTCAGCGCCAAAGGGGGAGCATTCCACTTCAACGGCCAATGGCTGCTGCAGGACATCGAGGATCAGGACGACATCGGCTTCATCGGCGTGTTGCCGCTGCCCGACCTGCCAGCCGAGCCATACAGCGTCTTGGCCACGGCGTCGGGTTACTTGATCCACGCGCAATCCCCTCGCCGCGAAATGGCAATCGAGCTGCTGAAAGCCTACATGCTGCCGGAAACCCAGCGGATCGCGGTGGCCGGCGGCGTGTTCTCCGGTACGCGGGAGGCAAACGTGGGCCAGAAGCGCTCGCCGTTGATGGCTCAAACCGTGAAGGTGCTGGCCGGTGCGGACCACTTCGTCCCTGCGCCGGACATCTCCTGGCACCCGCGAATAGCAGACCGGTTCTATCACGCGGTTCGCCAGGTCGTGGGCGGCAGTGCCACGGCACAGGCAGCCCTGGATGCCGCCGCCGCGGACGTGGCTGGTTACAGGTAA